TTTAATTTTATATTTTCAGGGAGAACCGTTTTTAAACAACGAAATATTTAAGTTAATTGAGTATTCTGCAAAAAAGAAAAAGGTATTTACAACAACTTCAACAAACGGTCATTTTTTGGATTCGGAAAATTCTAAAAAAATAATTAAGTCCGGTTTAGATAAGTTAATAATTTCTGTTGACGGAACAAATCAAGAAACCTATGAAAAATATAGGAATAACGGTGATTTAAAAGTTGTAATACAAGGGATTAAAAATATAGTTTCTGCAAAAAAAGAATTAAAATCAAAAATACCCTATGTTGTTGTACAGTTTTTAGTTTTTAAATTTAATGAACATCAAATACCCGTGATAAAAAAACTATGCAAAGAATTAAAAGTTGATAAGCTTGAATTAAAATCTGCACAAATTTATGATTTTGAAAATGACACCGAATTTATACCTGAGAATAAAAAACATTCAAGGTATAAAAAAGATGTTGCCGGTAAGTTTCGGATTAAAAGCAAACTAAAAAACAGATGCAAAAGATTGTGGGAGGCATCAGTAATTACAAATACCGGAGAAGTTTTACCTTGTTGTTTTGATAAAGATGCGAAGTATTCTTTCGGAAATATTGAAAGGTTTTCGTTTAAAGAAATAAATAACAACAAAAAGTCTTTAAATTTCAGAGAGTCTCTTTTGTTAAACAGAAATCAAATTGATATTTGTAAAAATTGTACGGAAGGTTTATATAAATAAAATAACTCCGAAAATTTATCTCGGAGTTATGATTAAAACTTTCTTAACATTTTATTTGTTAGGGCAATGTTTGTTCATTTGCCCTTTACCGTTTTTGCCGTGAGGCCCTTTTTGTCCTGCGTGCATATCAAAAAACACTTTTTGGTCATCTGTTAATATTTTACGCACTCCTTGACGGTGGGCTGCTCTTTTTTTAGCCATAGTTGTTTTAAGAATGCCAATTTCATCAATTGTTTTATTAACCTCCTTCATATTTACATTATCGCCGGTTGAAATTGTGTTTAAGCGAGCTTGCTTTTCTTTTAATTCATTTCTCAAAGGCAACATTTCTTTCATGTTGGCAGTTCTCATTTCTGTTAATTTGGTTTTTTGTGCTTCGGTTAAATCCGGAATATTCATGAAACCGTTTCCTCTGTTTCCATGTTTTGAATTTGGTCCTTGTGCAAACATACTTCCGGATACAAATATCAAAATTGCAATAATCATAAAATTCTTTGTTCTCATTTTAGTTGATTTAAATGTTAAATAATAATTTAATTTTTGTTTGTTTGCATCTTTGACCGGATGTTTCTGATAAGGTTTAATTAAAATAAAAAAAAACTGCAAAAGTTATAATTTTATGCAGTTTTTATAATATTAAAAAGTTTTAGTTATCTTTTAACATATTGGTCTTCATAATATTGTTCATATTTGCCGGTAATAATATTATTCATCCAAGTTTCATTTTCTAAGTACCAATCAACTGTTTTTTCAAGCCCTTCTTCAAATTGTAAAGACGGTTTCCATGCTAACTCTTTCTGAATTTTTGAAGAATCAATAGCATAACGCATATCGTGCCCGGCTCTGTCTTTTACAAAAGTTATAAGTTTTGCCGATGTTCCTTTTTCTCGATTTAATTTTTTATCCATAATTTCACATAACTTATAAATTAAATCAATATTTGTCCATTCGTTGTTGCCTCCGATATTATATGTTTCTCCGTTTTTGCCTTTATGAAAAACTAAATCAATTGCATTTGCATGGTCATTAACAAATAACCAATCTCTTATATTATCTCCTTTTCCGTATATCGGAATGGGTTTGTTGTTTTTTATATTGTTAATTGCCAGCGGAATAAGTTTTTCGGGAAATTGATTTGCCCCGTAATTATTTGAACAATTTGTTAAAACAACAGGAAGCTTGTAAGTGTGCATATATGCTCTTACCAAATGGTCGGAACTTGCTTTTGATGCAGAATAAGGGCTTCGAGGGTCATACGCTGTTTCTTCCGTAAAAAAACCGTCTTCTCCGAGAGAACCGTAAACTTCATCTGTTGAAATATGGTAAAATCGTTTTCCTTCAAGATTATCTTTCCAAGAGTTTCTTGCAGCATTTAACAAATTTACCGTTCCGAGAATATTTGTATTAATAAAAGCTCCGGGGTCGGAAATAGACCTGTCAACATGAGATTCGGCAGCAAGATGAATTATGCCGTCAAACTTATGTTTTTTAAAAAGTTTATTAATGAAATCCGTATCTGTTATATCACCTTTAACAAATTCATAGTTTGAGAAAGATGCAACATCCGTTAAGTTTTCAAGGTTTCCGGCATAAGTAAGCTTATCTAAATTAATGATTTTATAATCAGGATATTTATTTACAAATAATTTTACTGTGTGCGAACCTATAAATCCGGCACCTCCGGTTATTAAAATTGTTTTATTCATTTTATTCGGTTAAAAAAGGTAAAAAACCTTTATTGAAACAATACTTTTGCAAAAATATTATAATTAACTGAGCATAAACTTGTTTTTTTATATTTTTGTGAAATAAATTAAATAATTGATGGTAAATAAATCAGATTTTTTAGTAATCGGCTCCGGTTTGGCAGGTTTGATGTATGCTCTTAAAGTTTCGGAATTCGGAACCGTAAATGTTATTACAAAAAGTAAAATTGATAATACCAATACAAGTTATGCACAGGGAGGTATTGCAACCGTCAGGAAAGTTGATGATTCTTACCAAAAGCACATAAATGACACATTAATTGCCGGAGACGGAATTTGTGATGAAGAGGTTGTCAGGACAGTTGTAACGGAAGGTCCTGAAATGATTAATGATTTAATAGAACTCGGAGCAAAATTTGATAAAAATTCTGACGGTACATATAATTTAGGAAAAGAAGGCGGGCATTCCGACAACAGAATTTTTCATCATAAAGACAATACCGGTTTTGAAATACAAAGAGCTTTAACAGATAAAATTCGAGTAAACAAAAATATAACTGTTTATGAAAATTATTATGCAGTAGATTTAATTACACAACATCATTTAGGCTACACAATTATCAGAAATAAAAGTGATATTGAATGTTACGGAGCTTATGTCTTAAACCCCGAAACACAAAAAACAGAACGTTTTGTTTCTAAAATTACATATATGGCAACAGGGGGGTTAGGAAATATTTACGATATTACCACAAACCCGCAAGTTGCAACCGGCGATGGTATAGCAATGGCATACAGAGCAAAAGCATTAATAACCGACATGGAATTTGTTCAGTTTCATCCTACGGCTTTGTATAATAAAAATAAGCGTCCGTCTTTTTTAATAACCGAAGCATTAAGAGGATTCGGAGCAATTTTACGCGATAAAAACGGCAATGCTTTTATGATAAAATATGATAAAAGAAAAGATTTAGCCCCGAGAGACATTGTTGCTCGTGCCATTGATACAGAAATGAAAATAAGCGGAGATGAGTTTGTTTATTTAGATGCGACACATTTAGATGCAGAAAAGTTAAAATCTCATTTTCCTAATATTTATAAAAAATGTTTAACCCTTGAAATTGATATTACAAAGAATTATATTCCCGTTGCACCGGCTGCTCATTATTTGGTGGGAGGTGTTAAAGTTGACAAAAACGGCAGAACATCAATACAGCGATTATATGCCGCAGGAGAATGTTCTTCAACCGGATTGCACGGAGCAAACAGGTTAGCATCAAATTCATTGCTTGAAGCATTAGTTTATGCAGATAAAGCATCGGCAGATTCATCAAAAATATTAAAAGACCTTTTCATTAACGAGAATATTCCTTGTTGGCATGATGAAGGAACAACACACCCGGAAGAAATGATTTTAATAACGCAAGAATTTAAAGAATTGCAACAAATCATGACTTATTATGTAGGAATCGTACGGTCTGATTTGCGTTTGAACAGAGCTTTGGCACGTCTTGAAATTATTTACCGAGAAACTCAGAAATTATATGACAGGTCAACAGTTTCGAGAGAGATTTGCGAATTGAGAAACGCAATAAATATCTCATATTTAATTATAAAAATGGCAAAAGCACGTAAAGAAAGCAGGGGTTTACATTATACGGTTGATTATCCTGAAAAAGGGAAGATATTGTAAAAAAACTTGCCGAGTTGTGAGAACTCGACAAGTTTAAAAATTATATTGCGTCAGTTTCGACAACTTTTGCTAAAACATCGGCATAGGCGATAAACAGATATTTTTTACCGTCAAATTCCATTTCATTTCCGGAAAAGTCTTTATATAAAACTGTATCTCCGACAGAAATCCCCGGATTTTCAATATTCCCTAATGCAACAACTTTACCCGTTGTTTCTTTTTCTTTTGCAGAATCCGGAATAATAATTCCGCTTGCTGTTTTTTGCTCTCCTGTTTTTTCTGCTAATTCAAGCAAAACATTTTCGTTTAAAGGTTGTAATTCTCTCATTTTATATAAATTTTATTGTTTTAATTAAATATTTTACAAAAGTATAAATTTATTTTTCCTTTTGATTTTAATAACGTGTTATTATTTTAACAATTGCTCTTTTATAAACCTAATAATTTGTCAATTTTTGCTTTATCAAAACCTACAATAATTTGTCCGCCGATTAAAGTTTGCGGAACACCTTGTTGTCCGCTTCTTTTTACCATTTCTGCGGCAGCTTTTTGGTCTTTTGAAACATCAATATCTCTGAATCTTATTTTATTGTCTTTTAAATAATCTTTAATTCTTGTGCACCAAGAACATGTAGGCGTTGAATAAACAGTAACGCTTTTTTGTTTCGGAGCGGCTTTACTTCCGGAAGTAGAATATATTGAATTTGAAAATAATGAGGCGTAATATTTACTGTCATTGCAACCTTTATATACAGCTTTAAATTCGTTATTTTCAAACCTCAACAGTGTCGGCACGGTTTTCACATCATACTGATTATGAATGTCTTTAACGGTATTAACATCTGCTGCAAATATTTTTTGTTCATCTTTTATATCTTTTGCAGATTGCAATATACTTTTATACGCACAATCACTTTGTTCTGATGTTTTTTTATACAGAAACAGCCAGAAATTATCTGTTTTTTTTGCCTTTTCCGTAAAATCAGTATATGAGTTAATATGTATCATTTTATTAAAAATATTTATTCGGGTAATATCAAGTCTTATGCCGAATAAAATAAAATGCAGAAACGACAGTTTTTTTGTTATCTGCGAATTATTGTATGCCAAATTGTCAAATAAAAAAAGCTGCCGATATTCGACAGCCTTAAGTTGTATTAAAAACAAATTCTTAGAAAGTAATTTTAATACCTGCATTAAAAGTTCTCGGTAAACCGAGGTACACTTCGGCAGAGTTTACGGTATGAGAAAATCTGTTGTCATATCCGTAAAAACCGTTATATTTACTGTTATCAACAGCATCTTGTATGTACATTTCATCAAGTAAATTGAAAACATGGCCGAATATTTCAACACCTAAACTTATCTCCTTTTAAAGAAAGTTTAAGTTTTTAATAATTTATTCACACATATATTGACAGTACCATGTTTTTAAAATTATTTAAATAACAATAAAAATATATTTTATTCATATATTTGTAAACTATTTTTTAGTTTTTTTATTAAATAAAGCAAATTATATGAGAAAAAAGATTTTTACATTTTTGTTTATGTTTGTATTTACAGGGATAAGTTTTTATTCTTTTGCACAAACAAAAATAACAGGTACAGTCAGTTCCGATACAGAGGAAACAGTGCCGGGAGTTACTGTGTTAGTGAAAAACACAAGTGTCGGAACCATTACTGACTTAAACGGTAAGTATGAAATTATTGTTCCGGAGGGTTCTGATTTTTTAGTATTTTCATACGTCGGAATGAAAACACAGGAAGTGAAAATTGAAGGTACGATAATTAACGTATCAATGGTTCCTGAAAATGAAGAAATTGCTGAAATTATGATTGTTGCAGATTTTGCAAGAGACAGGCATACACCGGTTTCATTTTCAACTATTACACCGGAAATAATTGCCGAGAAGTTAGGTAATCAGGAATATCCGGAAATATTGAAGTCAACGCCAAGTGTATATGCAACAAAAGAAGGCGGCGGTTACGGTGACAGTCGTATTAACCTGAGAGGTTTTGATTCAAATAACATCGGTGTATTAATAAACGGTGTTCCGGTAAATGATATGGAAAGCGGAAAAGTATATTGGTCAAACTGGGCAGGTTTGTCTGATGTTACAAGATTGATGCAAGTACAAAGAGGTTTAGGTGCTTCAAAGTTAGCTATTTCATCGGTTGGGGGTACAATTAATATCATAACAAAAACAACTGATGCAAAAAAAGGAGGCTCTGTTTATGTTGCTACCGGAAATAACGGGTACAGCAAAACAGCTTTTACCCTTTCTACCGGTTTGCAAGAGAACGGATGGGCAGTAACCGTAAGCGGAAGCAAAACTCAAGGAGACGGATACATCAGAGGTACAAATTTTAAAGGGTATTCTTATTTCTTTAATGTATCAAAACGTATTAATAAAGACCATTCAATTGCTTTAACGGCTTTCGGAGCTCCTCAATGGCACAACCAAAGAAGTTCTCAACATTATATTTCAACATACAAAAACCATCCTGACGGAGTTTTATATAACTCGAACTTCGGATACCGAAACGGAAAAGTTTACGGCAGCGGATATGCATACAACCAATATCATAAACCGCAAATTTCACTTAACCACCATTGGAGCATTAATTCCTTAACAAGCTTATCTACGGCAGTTTATGCTTCAAAATCAAGCGGTGGAGGGCGTCGTGTTACCGGAAGTCAACAAAACACTTTGTTATTTGACTATCCTTCCGGAGAACCTTATGCTGAAACCTTATTAACACCGGACGGTTACTTAGACTATGATTCTGTTATGAGAATAAATCAGGCTTCTCGTACCGGTTCACAAGCAATTGTTGCAATGAGCAATAATTCTCATGATTGGTACGGTGTGTTATCATCCTTAAATACAAAATTAGGAGCAATAAATCTTACGGCAGGTTTTGACGGAAGATATTACAGAGGGTATCACTATCAAGTAATTGAGGATTTACTCGGAGGAAATTACTATCTTGACGGCGGAAATACAAACAGACCCTCATCAACTCCGTTATTTAAAGGCGATAAGATTTCATACTCTAGTGTAGGAGAAGTTCTTTGGGAAGGTGTTTTTGTTCAAGGCGAATATATTTTAGAAAATTTCTCTGCATTTGTGTCGGGTTCGTTTTCTAACAGCTCGTACAGGCGAACAGATTATTTTAAATATACCCCGGAGGAAGGTCAAATTTCTGAATGGCGAAACTTTTTGGCATACAGCGGAAAAGCAGGAGTTAACTATAACATTAACAAAAACCACAATGTATTTGTAAACGGAGGTTATTTTACTCGTGCACCATTTTTTAGGTACGCATTTGTAGGGTACAGCAACACATTTAATGAAGGTGCTAAACATGAACGAGTACTTTCGTCTGAATTAGGTTATGCGTATCATTCTCCGAAAGTTACCGGAAACTTGTCTTTATACAGAACTGAATGGTTAGACAAAGCTTTGACAAGATCATTAGGACAGGAAACAGCAAATATAACAGGATTGAATGCACTTCATCAAGGAGTTGAAGTTGAATTTACATATAAACCATCAAAGAAAATAAAAGCAAGAGGTATGTTTTCTACAGGAAACTGGATTTGGAGTGATGATGTAGCAGCTGCAGTTTATGATCAAGATCAAAACTTTGTTGACTCTGTTTTTATTTACTCCGGAGGAATTCATGTCGGAGATGCTGCACAAATGACTGCGGCTTTCGGTATTGATGCAGAGGTTTTGCCTCGCTTGACCGTTGGCGTTGATATGAATTACTATGACAATTTATACTCGTATTTTGATATTACGACTCGTGTCAGTGAATCAGATATAGGAGTTGACGCATGGAAGATGCCGGCATATTTTTTATCTGATTTAAGTGTAAGATATAAATTTAAAATGGGAAAACTTAACGCTTCCTTGTACGGTAAAATAAATAATATACTTGACACGGAATATATAGCGGACGCAACTGACGGTGCAGGTCATGACTATAAAACATCTCCTGTTTTTTACGGTTTCGGAAGAACATGGTCTGTTGCATTAAAAATCAGATTCTAAACTTTAAAATTTCTTAAAATGAAAAAATATATAATTTTCACAGCAGTTATCGGGATGTTGTTTTTGGCATGCAACCCGAATAAAGATATTTATGATATGATTGATGCTGCAGAGCTTCCGTATCATGAAACATTTGATTACGAATTGACAGATGCCGATTATACATCCATAAAAAAGTTAGCCCTTTCGGCTGCAACAACATCTTCTGACAGCACAATTGCGTATGATTTAGATACATACAACAGCTTTTCGATTACTCGTTCTGCAGCAGATTTAATTCCGGCTTTCTTGGAAAACAATTACATTGCTCTTGACAGTGCATCTTCAATAAACATAAAATATAAATATAGTGTTAATGAATATGACAGCATAAGTGTTAAAAAAATGTTAGATGCCGATTATACAAATATGTTCGGAATTGCAGATACTTGCTTTTCTTCAGTTGTAGAGCCTTCTGAATATTTAATATTTGCCGATGTTGATACAACATCAAACTATGTTTATTATTTTTCTTGCAGATACGGCGACAGTTTTGCGGCAGCAGTTGATACAAACTTGGTTTTTGTTTATGAAGACGGAGCATGGGTAACGCCTTCTGATTTTCACATTTTTTCAGATGAAGACTATAACAGTGTCGGAATTACAGGTAATTACTTGAATTTTTCAGCATCAAAAAGCCCCGAACATTACTTGCCTGTTTACTTGAAAAATAATTATCCTTACGCTTTTGATAATGATAAGATTCATGTTGTTTATAAGTATTATGACGGAAGTTCAACAGCCTCTGTAATGGACGCCTATGTATTTGACGGAACAGGGTGGGTTAATTCAGTAAGCAAAATAAGCCCGTTTGTTCACAGCGGAACAGAGTGGGTTTTTGATCCTACCATAAGATATACAATGGCTCTTTCAGAAGATTATCAAATAGTAATAGACTATGTTGCAAATAATCCGGATATTCCGAATGAATATTTAGATGCATACTACCCTGAAACAGCAGAATATTATTACGGTGCAAGTTCATATTATAATAATTTTTACTTAAAACTTTATAAACGAAGAGATTACGATCCGCTTGGTTTATTAGACGGGTTATCTGATGAAGAAGCAAGCGAAGCAATATTACTTAGGATAAATGAGGCAATAGGAGTATTTCTTGAAGGTAAATACCCTGATGCTGTACCGGTATTAAACGGTGTTCAGGTTTATTATGCGATAACTTACAATACATACGGAGAAAACAGTGTGAGAAATCAATATACTGTTACTTATAAATGTATAAATGTAGGTGAATTTGAGTACACTTCCGGTCCTGAACTTGTTGAATAAATAAAAGTTTTGATAATCAAAAAGAGGCAGCCTTTTTAAGGCAGCCTCTTTTAATTTAGAGCAGAAGTTAATATTTTTTCAGCTGCACCGATATTATTTGTTACAAATAGTTTTGCAGATGTCCCTGATTTTGCTCTTAATTCCGAATCAATTACTAATTTATCTGTTATTTCTGAAAATTCTTGATAATTTCTTATTGAAAAAGCAGCATTTTGCTTAATTAGTTCTTTTGCTTCATCAAACTTACCGTATTTCGGACCGAAAATAATCGGCATACCGAAAACAGCAGCCTCAAGTGTATTGTGTATTCCTTTTCCGAAACCTCCGCCTATATATGAAATGTCGGCATAATAATACAAAGAGGAGAGCAGTCCTATATTATCTATTAATAAAATATTTGCTTCTGATATATTTTGTAAGTTTGCTTCAGAATATTTTAAAACCCGGTAATCGAACATCCTAATAATTCGACTAATGTTCTCAGATTTTATTTCGTGAGGAGCAAGTATTAATTTTATACCGGGTTTATTTTGGTTGAAAAATTTAATAATAATCTCGTCGTCGGGCTTCCATGTGCTGCCCGCAATAAGAACGAAAGAGTTTTCTTTGAACTTCTCAATTATCTCAATTTCGTTTCTGTTTTTAGAAAGTTCAAATACTCTGTCAAAACGTGTATCTCCGGTAACTTTGACATCAGTAATATCAATACTTTTAAGAAGTTGTTTTGAAAGTTCATTTTGAACAAAAAGGCACTTAAAATTATGTAATATTTTCCTGTAAAACCCTCCGTAGGGTTTAAAAAAGATTTGATTTTTTCTGAAAATACCGGAAACTAGATAAACAGGGATATTATTTTTATTCAATTCGGATAAATATTGATACCAAAATTCATATTTAATAAAAAAGGCAAGTTCGGGTTTTAGAAGTTGTATCAGCTTTTTTGCATTTTTTTTTGAATCATCGGGCAAATAAAAAACAATATCGGCATATTTATAGTTTTTTCTTACTTCATAGCCGGAAGGAGAAAAAAAACTTAAAGCAATTTGGTATTCCGGTTTTTCTTTCTTTATTTTTTCAATAAGAGGTCTTCCTTGCTCAAATTCACCGAGAGAGGCACAATGTACCCAAATTATTTTTTTCGGATTAAAATTTTCAATAGTTTTAAATGTAGATTTTATTCCGTTGTTTCTCAGTTTTGCTTTTTTATTAAAAACGGAAGCAACTTTAATAAGCAAAGAATATAAAAAAACCGAAATAATATATGTTATTTTCATCTTACAGAAAAAAGGTTGCAAAAAGCAACCTTTTAAAATTAAAATATTGTTTATTTAGAAAGAGGTATTGTCAGCCGGTTTATCCAAAACAACAACAGTAACACATCCTCTGTTTAGTTTTATTTGTTTTTTAATGTTAGGGTCATCACTTTCTCCCTGCGGAACCGGCAGAACTTCCATTATTATTTTCAAGGTTGTAGAAGTTACGGGGTAAAAATCAAAATACGGATGAGATGATTTTCCGGTATCATCATCATAAAAATCTGCTAAAACACAAGTTCCTTCTTCTCTTGAAGAACTTTCGCCGGGTAAATCAAGAACTGTTTCGTGTGTACTTTCGTCAATAATTTTAAATTTTATTCTGTTGTTAAAAACAGCAGCAGCATAAAATTTTATTCTGTAATCTTTTCCTTTTGTCAAGGGCAGAACAAATTCATAAGTTTGTCCGGTAACACAAACGGCACTGCTTGATTGGTCATTGTATTCATAGGGATTTTCAGGTCTCCGGTATTTGAAAAAATCAGAGCATTTTGCTTGTGCATCTGCAAATAGCGGTAAAAGAAGAATAATTGTCAATATTAGTATAAGTTTTGATTTCATAATATTCATTTTATTAATTATCTGATTTATTTTAATTAAACGCTAGAACCGGCCAAATTATTTCTTACTTCAGCAATAGATTCTTTTAACTTGTTAAATTGGTCTTTGGTCATTACGATTCTTGTTGTTCCTCCTACTACAATTTGATTGCCTTCTGCATTGCTTATTTTCGGATTTTCAATTTTAATAACTTCCAGTTGGTCATAAACATTTTTAATAGGTTGAAGTTCTTTTATAATTGCACTTATATTTTCATCTGCTTCTCTTTGTTGCAATGATAATATTAAATTTTCAAATATGTTTTTTTGATCTGCAATTAATTGAATAATTTCACTATCTTCTTCATAGTTATTTTGAAGAGTTGTGACGATATATAAACTCTCAACCCAACCACCGACTGAAATTAAAGATAAAGATGTATTTCTGTCGTTTTCTTCTAAGAACTTAACAATATCATAATATGTATCGTTTGTAACTTTTAATAAAGAATCTTTGCTCTCTATATTTTTAAATCTGTCGATTAATGATTCTGAAAAAACAGAACCTAAACCGATTTTATCACTTAAACCTTCAACAACTTTAAGGTATTCGCCGGCAGTACCGGTTTGATTAAATGCGGCAGCATACGCTAAATCAGCAGAATACAAACCAAAACCGACTTCAAGTGATTTTGTATCTAAATATTTTTCGGCATTTTCTTTATTATTTAATACTTTATCTGAATATTGCAATTCGCCCTCTCTTGTAAATGCAAACATATCCTTAGGTGAAGGAATAAGATAAGTAATTAAGTTATCATCATTAATTTCAACAACATTTTGGGCAACTGTATCATTGTCTTTATTGTTTCCGTTGTCATCTTCTCCACAAGCAGAAAACCAAAGCAACATTGCTGATGCAAATGCAATTTTTAAAAATTTAAACGGTGCTTTCATACCAATATTTTTTGTTACTAATTAAATTTATTTAAATGATATTTTATAAATGAAAGTATAAAGTTAAAAAAAAAGTTCAGCAAAAAAAAATCCCGAAAGGTTTTTTCGGGATTTTTTGCTGACCTACCAGGACTCGAACCTAGGACGACTGGACCAAAACCAGATGTGTTACCACTACACCATAGGTCATTATTTCAGGAATGCAAAATTATTATTTTTTTTTCTTTTTATGCAAATTTTTCTGATTTAATTTAAAAAAATATACTTTGCATCTTTTAATATTAATTTTCAGATATGTCGAAAGTGTTTTTATCATTAGGAAGCAATAAAAATGACAGGCACAAATCCATTAAAGCAGCAATAAAAAAGATTAATAAAAAACTTGGAGATATTATTCAAACTTCCGATGTTTTTGAAACAGAGTCTTGGTCATACCATGATAATAATTATTTAAATGCAGTAATTGAAATTGAAACTGAATTTATTCCGAAAGATTTATTAAAAGAATTGAAAAGAATTGAAAAAGAACTCGGCAGAAAAAACAAAACTGTAACTTTCAAAGGGAAACCTAAATATCTTTCAAGAACTATTGACATTGATATTTTATTTTATGATGACAAAGTCATTAGCACAAAAGAATTAACAATTCCGCATACTAAATTGCATCTCCGAAACTTTGTATTAAAGCCGATGATGCAAATTGCACCGGATTTTATTCATCCTGTATTTCAAAAAAATATTAACTGTATATACACAATGTGTGAAGATAAAAGTATGGTTACCTTATTTAAAGAATAATTTCTGATGTTGGTTATTAAAAACAATATTAAACTCTGCTTTAAAATATAGCATAACTCATCTTACGGCATTGATTTCCCGATTATATACCACGTTACATCCTTAATGCTCGACTGTAGGGTGTATGATTCTCCAAAATTAATAATTAACGGAGTAACTTGCCCGTCAATTAAATCACCGGCAATAGACTCGACACTTATTTGTCTTAATTCTCCTGCTACCATTGAATTTTTTATTATAATAATTCTGCTTGGTATTTCATTAACATCCGGCAACCAAACTCTTGAAGGGCTTCCTACATCTGTTGATCTTACAACTAATGTTGTTAATGTCGGGTCTTCTATCGGGAAATCAAGCAGTTCTGTAATTACTAAGTTTGGATCGTTTGAAGGAGGAAACGATACGAGAGAATTAACATTAATCCAGTTTGTACTTCCGGCTCCGTTTGTTGTTAATACATAATTTGCAGTTCCTCTCGTTGTCGGCATTGTTATCGTCTGAAACCCTCGGTTAAACCTAAGTGTTCCGTTAAGATTAACTCTTTCCGACCCGGTTGTGAAATCACCGTAAATTAATGCTCCCGCTGAATTTGATGAGTTGTTAGATATATATAATTTATTACTTCCTATTTCACCTGACCCCGCACTGTTTCCTATAAATATATTACCGGTGCTTAATGTTGCACCGGAGTTACTCCCGGCTAAGTTGCCGATATAAACATTGTTGCTCCCTATTGTATTTTGGATACCTGCATTTTTACCTATAAAAACATTCTCAGTTCCTGTTGTGGTTTCAGAACCTGCAGACAG
This DNA window, taken from Bacteroidales bacterium, encodes the following:
- a CDS encoding Spy/CpxP family protein refolding chaperone; its protein translation is MRTKNFMIIAILIFVSGSMFAQGPNSKHGNRGNGFMNIPDLTEAQKTKLTEMRTANMKEMLPLRNELKEKQARLNTISTGDNVNMKEVNKTIDEIGILKTTMAKKRAAHRQGVRKILTDDQKVFFDMHAGQKGPHGKNGKGQMNKHCPNK
- a CDS encoding radical SAM protein → MQISFLKKITLKKIVNAILLYASFLISVVFKRSKHFAYPVSLSVEPTSFCNLNCPECPTGNNNLSRFKGHINFDLYKKVTNELSPYLLNLILYFQGEPFLNNEIFKLIEYSAKKKKVFTTTSTNGHFLDSENSKKIIKSGLDKLIISVDGTNQETYEKYRNNGDLKVVIQGIKNIVSAKKELKSKIPYVVVQFLVFKFNEHQIPVIKKLCKELKVDKLELKSAQIYDFENDTEFIPENKKHSRYKKDVAGKFRIKSKLKNRCKRLWEASVITNTGEVLPCCFDKDAKYSFGNIERFSFKEINNNKKSLNFRESLLLNRNQIDICKNCTEGLYK
- the rfbB gene encoding dTDP-glucose 4,6-dehydratase gives rise to the protein MNKTILITGGAGFIGSHTVKLFVNKYPDYKIINLDKLTYAGNLENLTDVASFSNYEFVKGDITDTDFINKLFKKHKFDGIIHLAAESHVDRSISDPGAFINTNILGTVNLLNAARNSWKDNLEGKRFYHISTDEVYGSLGEDGFFTEETAYDPRSPYSASKASSDHLVRAYMHTYKLPVVLTNCSNNYGANQFPEKLIPLAINNIKNNKPIPIYGKGDNIRDWLFVNDHANAIDLVFHKGKNGETYNIGGNNEWTNIDLIYKLCEIMDKKLNREKGTSAKLITFVKDRAGHDMRYAIDSSKIQKELAWKPSLQFEEGLEKTVDWYLENETWMNNIITGKYEQYYEDQYVKR
- the nadB gene encoding L-aspartate oxidase encodes the protein MVNKSDFLVIGSGLAGLMYALKVSEFGTVNVITKSKIDNTNTSYAQGGIATVRKVDDSYQKHINDTLIAGDGICDEEVVRTVVTEGPEMINDLIELGAKFDKNSDGTYNLGKEGGHSDNRIFHHKDNTGFEIQRALTDKIRVNKNITVYENYYAVDLITQHHLGYTIIRNKSDIECYGAYVLNPETQKTERFVSKITYMATGGLGNIYDITTNPQVATGDGIAMAYRAKALITDMEFVQFHPTALYNKNKRPSFLITEALRGFGAILRDKNGNAFMIKYDKRKDLAPRDIVARAIDTEMKISGDEFVYLDATHLDAEKLKSHFPNIYKKCLTLEIDITKNYIPVAPAAHYLVGGVKVDKNGRTSIQRLYAAGECSSTGLHGANRLASNSLLEALVYADKASADSSKILKDLFINENIPCWHDEGTTHPEEMILITQEFKELQQIMTYYVGIVRSDLRLNRALARLEIIYRETQKLYDRSTVSREICELRNAINISYLIIKMAKARKESRGLHYTVDYPEKGKIL
- a CDS encoding co-chaperone GroES, producing the protein MRELQPLNENVLLELAEKTGEQKTASGIIIPDSAKEKETTGKVVALGNIENPGISVGDTVLYKDFSGNEMEFDGKKYLFIAYADVLAKVVETDAI